The stretch of DNA ATCCAAATAGCACGATAAAGATTCCGCCAAGCTGACGAATGAGATCTTTGTACTCGAGGAAAAAACTGCCTACAAACGAAGTACCGAAACCAATGGCGATGAATATAGCCGAAAATCCTAATAGGAAAAAGATAGTATGTAGAAGGCTCCGCTTTTGAAGCATGGCGTTTTCAGTTTTTAACTCCCCCACAGACATCCCCGTAATATATGATAAAAATGCAGGGTAAAGAGGTAAACAGCATGGTGATATAAAACTTAAAAATCCTGCGCCTAAAGCTAAAAATATATTTACATCCGTCATATTAACACTCCCACTATAGTCGATACTCTTTCATTTTAACAAAACTTACCCCTAATTGATAATGGTTAACATGAATATTTTGTGTCGCAAGACGTTTATTAACAATTCCTTCAAAAAACTCTCTAAGTTTCTACTATGTTCCTAAATTAGATGGATATTTATTTACAAATATCTTGGATTTATTCCCATCTTAGGTTATACTAGTAAAACATTGTTAGAGAATAACTAGCAATGTTTTGTTGTCTATTATTGGAGTTTTCTCCGGAAAGGACCTCGACTGTGATCAAACAAGATTTAGTTGCACTAATTGAAAAAAAGCGTGCTGAGTTAATTCAAGTCGCGGTCACAAACGGCTTGACTTCCTCCATTGCTATTCGCTATAGCCAGGAATTAGACCATCTTTTAAACGAATATAATCGAAAATATATAAAGAAAACCCGCCAAGTGGCGAGTCTATAATGCAAGAATCCTGGCCATTGACCAGGATTTTTTTTATTAATGCATAATATCCTCTAAGCGTTCTACTGCGCCATTTTGCAAGAGGAACATCTTGTGATAGAGTCCACCTAGTGCCAGGAGCTCTTGATGCGTTCCTCTTTCGACGATCTCGCCCTGGTGCAAGACGAGAATTAAATTAGCGTCCTGAATCGTTGACAACCGGTGGGCAATCGCAATCGTCGTACGCCCTTTCCGCATTTTCGCTAGAGCCGTTTGAATGGCTTCCTCTGTTTCCGTATCGATGTTAGCCGTTGCCTCATCGAGGACGAGAATCTTTGGATTGGCTGCAATCGTCCTAGCAAACGCAATTAATTGCCTTTGGCCACTAGAAAACGTAGATCCTCTTTCGACCACTTTATGATTATAGGAATCTTCTAGTTTTTCAATAAAGTGA from Neobacillus sp. CF12 encodes:
- a CDS encoding aspartyl-phosphate phosphatase Spo0E family protein, giving the protein MIKQDLVALIEKKRAELIQVAVTNGLTSSIAIRYSQELDHLLNEYNRKYIKKTRQVASL